In Rhodopirellula sp. P2, the DNA window CCAACTACCGGAAATCAGGGTGAGGACTCGGGCGGTGGCAATATCGCGGGAGGCGGCTAGGTATTTCGGGGGCCACGCGGGGTCGAACTTGTCTTTGTAGTTGCGCAAGCCCTGGAAGTTGTAGAAATGTTTTCCATGGCGGAACATCAGGGCGCTGAATTGATTCCCACTCGAGCCAAAGCGGTGGGCTTCGACGCCAGAGAGCGGTGCCATGCCAAGACTGAAGTATTGAAAGCCCTCGGCGCGTCCGTCGAGCATCAGTTCGAGAAACAGGAACTCCATCACCTCGTAGGGTACGTTGGCGACGTATCGCATCAGGTCGATCGAGAGTTCTTGTCTATTCGCGCATCGCAGGCGTATGCAAACGTGATGGGGATTTCGTTTTGAACAATCACGGCCATGTCGTAGCGAGCTAGGTAGGCTTCGTTATCGAGTAGGGTGAGCCAGTGGTGTGACCGCTGACTCACCTACTCGATCGTCTTCACGATTTGGGTTGGTGCTACGCCGCCATCGACGAACAGCTTTCGTGGCATTTACGGCAACACTCGACGCATTTGTCCATATTGCCGACCTTCTCGCAACTGTCGGCGCAGGCCTTGCAAATCGCTGCGCAAGCTTTGCAGTAGTGTGCGTGGTGATCGCTGTTGCGGCTCATGAAGTCGACGCAGGCCGCACAGGCGGCGATACAGTCGAGCATCAGCTTGACGTGATCTTGGCCGACGTGGTCGCCGCCTTCGGATAAGCAGTGATTGGTCAACGTGTCAGCACAGGTCGTCTGGCACTCTTGGCAGTTTTCGATGCACTCTTTCATGGATGCTGTTGCAGAGCTCATTCGTTTCTCCTTTTGAAATTGTCGATGCGGCCCCGTTGCCGCTGCATTAGCGGTATGCAACTTGCATACCACTATGGGGTATATTGGAGAATGACTTTTTGACAGCCTGGAGAAATTGATGGACCACGCCAAGAAACACGAGACTTCATTGCCGGTCGCCGATCCGTCAATGCAAATTGATCCTGTTTGCGGCATGAAGGTGCCTGCGGACAGTCCCCGTTCGGCGAATTTCCAAGGCAAACAATACGTATTCTGTAGTGATGGATGCTTGAGTAAATTCCAGGATGATCCCGCTGGGGTGCTGGCAAAACGATCGCAAAAGGAGGCGGCAAGCGACTCGTCTTGTTGCGGTGGAGAAGCGGCGATTCAGATTGGAGAACCCTCGACGACTTCGTCATGCTGCGGTGGTCACTCATCGACCAAGGCGAGCGATTCTCCGGCAGACCCAACTGCCATCTACACCTGTCCCATGCATCCGGAGATCGAGCAGGTTGGCCCTGGCGATTGCCCAATCTGCGGGATGGACTTGGAACCAAAAGTGGTTTCGATCGCTGACGAAGGAGAAGACCAACAGTACGCCGACATGAAACGTCGCTTTTGGGTTGGCGTTGCGCTGTCGGTGCCACTGCTCGTAATCGCGATGGGGCCGATGGTGGGCTTGCGGATCGCGGATTGGATGAGCCAGACGATGTTTGGTTGGTTGCAGTTGGCCCTCGCGACGCCAGTCGTTTTCTGGTGCGGGTGGCCATTGTTGGTTCGCGGAGCCAAGTCGTTTCGCACAATGAACTTGAACATGTTCTCGTTGATCGCGGTGGGCACGTTGGCTGCTTACTTGTTCAGCTTGGTCGTGGTGCTGCTTCCGGGGGTGATCCCAGAAGCCTTCTTCGAGAATGGTGTGCCACCTCTGTATTTTGAAGCGGCGGCGGTGATCATCACTTTGGTATTGCTCGGACAAGTGTTGGAACTGCGAGCACGTCAGCAGACTGGCGGAGCGATTCGCGAACTCATGAAGCTTGCTCCCGATACGGCACACCGAATCACAGACGATGGCGAGGAAGACGTCTCGCTAGATTCAGTACACAAGGGTGATCGGTTACGAGTTCGCCCCGGTGAGAAGGTTCCAGTCGATGGGAAAGTGCTTAGCGGGTCGAGCAGCGTCGATGAGTCGATGTTGACGGGCGAGCCGATGCCTGTGAAAAAGGTCGAGGGCGACGAAATCACCGGCGGAACGTTGAATCAGACCGGTGCACTTGTGATGGAAGCCGTCGGCGTCGGCGGAGACACGGTTCTCAACCGCATCGTGCAAATGGTTGCGGACGCTCAGCGAAGTCGTGCGCCGATTCAGAAACTGGTCGATGTGGTCGCTCGGTACTTTGTGCCAGCGGTGATCGTTTGTTCGATTCTCGCGTTCATCGGATGGGCGGTGTTTGGCCCGGAACCGCAACTGGCTCATGCCTTTGTAGCGGCCGTTGCAGTGTTGATCATTGCTTGTCCGTGTGCATTGGGGCTGGCGACGCCGATGTCGGTGATGGTGGGTGTTGGCCGCGGTGCAAAGGAAGGCGTGCTGATCAAGAACGCAGAAGTCCTGGAGGTCATGGAGAAGGTCGACACGATCGTCGTCGACAAGACTGGCACGCTCACGCAAGGACGGCCGGAAGTGACTGGCGTCGAGACGTTTGGTGATTGGAATGAAAACGGTGTGTTGACGTTAGCTGCGGCGGTTGAAGCACAGAGCGAACATCCGTTGGCTCAGGCGGTCGTTCGCCGAGCGAAGGCGGATGAGTTGCAGGTTGTTGAGGCAAGTGAATTTAACAGTATCACCGGTGGCGGAGTTCGAGCTCGCGTCGATGATCATGATGTGTTGATTGGCAAGGCTGACTTGTTGGACGAACAAGGCATCGAGGGAGTCGATGCGGGAAGGGAAAAAGCGGGTTCGCGTCAGGCCGAAGGTGCGACAGTTGTGTTCGTGGCGATCGACCACTCGCTGGCCGCTATTCTCGCAATCACTGATCCGATCAAGCAAAGCACGCCCGCGGCCTTGAAGACGTTGCACGAACTCGGATTGAAGGTGGTGATGTTAACTGGCGACGCTGAACCGACCGCGAAAGCAGTCGCATCAAGGCTGGGTATCGACGAGTTTCATGCTGGGGTTTCGCCTGAGGAAAAGCATGACTTTGTTCGCGAGTTGAAGAAGGAGGGCAAGACGGTGGCGATGTGTGGGGATGGGATCAATGACGCTCCTGCACTTGCCGAAGCGAATGTCGGCATTGCCATGGGCACGGGAACGGGCGTAGCGATTGAATCTGCGGGCGTCACGCTCGTCGGTGGCGATCTGCGCGGCGTTGTGGCGGCGGCGAACTTGAGCCGAAAAACGATGAGCAACATTCGTCAGAACTTGTTCTTCGCTTTCATCTACAACGCATTGGGAATCCCGGTCGCAGCCGGATTGCTGTATCCGTTCTTTGGCGTCTTGCTCAGCCCCATGATTGCAGCGGCAGCGATGAGTTTTAGCAGTGTGTCAGTGATTGCGAATGCGTTGAGATTGCGGGCAGCGAAGCTTACATAGTTCCGGTTGGTCAATTTGCGGCCAGCACACAGTTTTGCCAGTCCTTACAACTGGAACCTGATGCGTCCATGACGGTCGAGAAAGTCCATAACTGGGATACCCCTTGCAGGTATCTTGCCGACCTAGGAAGTAAGCCGACATGCCGCTGCTCAGATCAAAGGAGTGATTTTCAGTGCGATCGTTTTTGTTCAAGTCCGGATTATCAGTCATTGCGACCGCCGGAATCCTTTCTGCTACTGCCAACGCTCAAATGCCTTCGATGGGCAGCATGGCTTCACCCATTGGTCGGACGTACACATCCCCGCCGCCAGTGCCGACGGCACCATACGGTCTGGATGAACTCGATCCGAGCGGACCTCTATTTCCTGACATGCGTTACGACGGCAGCGACTTCCGTGCAGCACCGGCTCCTGTCTACGTCGATGGCGAGATGATCTCTGAAGCGAGCCCCGTGGATGCGGAGACCCATGGGTATGGGCTGGATGATTTCCTGACGCTCGCTGCACAGAACAATCCGACGATCCGTCAAGCTAGGTTACAGATATCCGCGCAAACGGCCAAGGCATTGCAGGCCGGTTTGTATCCCAACCCGACCCTGAACTACATCGGCGAGCAAATTGGCGTGGACGTCGAAGGCGACAAGGATTCGCCCGGTGAGTTCCAAGGCATGACAATGAGTCAGCGGTTTGTAACGGCCGGGAAGCTGAAGCTGAGTCGTGAGAAGTACATGCGTCGTGCTCA includes these proteins:
- a CDS encoding heavy metal translocating P-type ATPase, with translation MDHAKKHETSLPVADPSMQIDPVCGMKVPADSPRSANFQGKQYVFCSDGCLSKFQDDPAGVLAKRSQKEAASDSSCCGGEAAIQIGEPSTTSSCCGGHSSTKASDSPADPTAIYTCPMHPEIEQVGPGDCPICGMDLEPKVVSIADEGEDQQYADMKRRFWVGVALSVPLLVIAMGPMVGLRIADWMSQTMFGWLQLALATPVVFWCGWPLLVRGAKSFRTMNLNMFSLIAVGTLAAYLFSLVVVLLPGVIPEAFFENGVPPLYFEAAAVIITLVLLGQVLELRARQQTGGAIRELMKLAPDTAHRITDDGEEDVSLDSVHKGDRLRVRPGEKVPVDGKVLSGSSSVDESMLTGEPMPVKKVEGDEITGGTLNQTGALVMEAVGVGGDTVLNRIVQMVADAQRSRAPIQKLVDVVARYFVPAVIVCSILAFIGWAVFGPEPQLAHAFVAAVAVLIIACPCALGLATPMSVMVGVGRGAKEGVLIKNAEVLEVMEKVDTIVVDKTGTLTQGRPEVTGVETFGDWNENGVLTLAAAVEAQSEHPLAQAVVRRAKADELQVVEASEFNSITGGGVRARVDDHDVLIGKADLLDEQGIEGVDAGREKAGSRQAEGATVVFVAIDHSLAAILAITDPIKQSTPAALKTLHELGLKVVMLTGDAEPTAKAVASRLGIDEFHAGVSPEEKHDFVRELKKEGKTVAMCGDGINDAPALAEANVGIAMGTGTGVAIESAGVTLVGGDLRGVVAAANLSRKTMSNIRQNLFFAFIYNALGIPVAAGLLYPFFGVLLSPMIAAAAMSFSSVSVIANALRLRAAKLT
- a CDS encoding four-helix bundle copper-binding protein; the protein is MSSATASMKECIENCQECQTTCADTLTNHCLSEGGDHVGQDHVKLMLDCIAACAACVDFMSRNSDHHAHYCKACAAICKACADSCEKVGNMDKCVECCRKCHESCSSMAA
- a CDS encoding phosphatidylglycerol lysyltransferase domain-containing protein, which encodes MRLRCANRQELSIDLMRYVANVPYEVMEFLFLELMLDGRAEGFQYFSLGMAPLSGVEAHRFGSSGNQFSALMFRHGKHFYNFQGLRNYKDKFDPAWPPKYLAASRDIATARVLTLISGSWGETDSSLTNGFSPARD